CGAGCTTGCAGCAATAGATCGTGCATCGGCGAACGTTTATCAATCGCAATAATCGTCAAAGCTGGATCTAACGAGAGCGAGGCAAAGGCGCTAACGGTTAAACCATAGGGCTTCGCATCCACAATCGTTGTAACCACGGTTACACCGCTGGCAAAACGGCTCATTGCTTGCCGAAACAAAGCAGGGTCGAGCGTCATCGAATATTCCTCATACAGATTGCTGCGGGTATTGTAACGAGGTTCAAAGGGCAATGCAAGACGAGGGGTCAGTTGTTAGGGGTCGGGGATCAGTTTTAGCCACGAAGTGGATGAGGCGAGGCTCTAGGTTATAGGCTTTTGGCGATAGAAATTAGGAACATACCACAACACATTCCCATAACCCAGAGCCACCAGCCCATAGCCCTGTATTCTCTGCGCCTCTGCGTTAAAGATTTGGGCCACGAAGGATTGAAACCGCGAAGGACACGAAGAACACGAAGAACGTGAAAATGGCTCTAGGCAATTATGGAGCGTTCCCTCACCCCCTACCATTACACATAGCCCATAGCCCATAGCCTGACCCCTATGCTCTTTGCCTGCTATTTGCCCGTCGCTAGGCCTCTATGCTATTATCGCTACTAGAATAGTAGGTTTATTTGCTCCAACAGCTTAAGGGGTTTGGCTCCGATGACTGCTTGGTGCTTGCCTAGCTCAGTTAGGAGTCTGAAAATTCATGTTGACGATTGATGAAATTTTATCGCGGGGCGTATCTGAGGTGATTGTTGAGGCCAATGTTCGCCGCAAATTAAACGCTGGCAAACCATTACGGCTCAAACTGGGCATCGACCCCACCCGCAGCGATATTCATATTGGCCATGCTGTGGCGTTGCGCAAGATGCGCCAATTTCAAGAGCTTGGCCATACCGTCGTGTTGATTGTGGGCGACTGGACGGCCCAAATCGGCGACCCAACGGGCCGCGACGAAAGCCGCCCACGTTTGACGGTCGAAGAAACCAAAAGCAACGCCAAATATTACATGGATCAAGTATTTAAAGTGATTGATCCAGCCAAAACCGAGGTTCGTTGGCAAAGCGAATGGTTTGGTCAGTTTGATCTTGAAAAGGCTTTTGGCTTGATCGGGCGTTTTACGGTTAACCAAATGTTGGCCCACGAAACCTTTCGCAAGCGCTACGAAGCCGGTCAGCAGTTGACCGTACTTGAGTTGATGTACCCAATGCTGCAAGCCTACGATTCAATCGCAATCAAGCCGGATATTGAGTTTGGTGGCACTGACCAAAAATTCAACATTTTGGCTGGGCGGCAATTGATGGAACAAATGGGCATGGAGCCGCAGGATGTGATCCTTGTGCCATTAATTATTGGGACTGATGGCCGCAAGATGAGCAAAAGCTTCAACAACTCGGTCGATATTTTGATGTCGCCCAACGATAAATATGGCAAAATTATGTCGATGGGTGATGATGTTTTGCCAGTTTATTACGAAGTTTGGAGCGATGCCCCGCTAGCTGAAGTCAAGGCTATGCCGGAAGCGATCAAAACTGGCAGCGTCAATCCCCGCGATCTCAAGATGCAACTGGCACGTGATATTATTCGCCAACTCGATGGTGAAGCGGCGGCGGCTGAAGCTGAAGCTGAATTTATTCGGGTCTTTCAACAACGCGATTTACCAACCGATATGCCTGAAGTAGCGCTCAGCGAAGCTACCAACATTGTCGATTTGTTGGTTTCGACCAAGCTGGCCGCTAGCAAAGGCGAGGCCCGCCGCTTGATCGATGGCGGTGGCGTGCGCTTGGCGGGCGAAAAAATCGGCAGCTACGATAGCCTTATTCAACCAATTGGCGAACAAATTTTACAAGTTGGGCGGCGCAAATTTGTGAAATTACTTGGTAATTAGCGCTAGATGCGAGGGTGCTGTGGCGGGTTTGCGCTCGTCACAGCCAAAGGCTTATGGATCAACCGTTTCCGTTGGCGACCGCCTGTTTTAAATGTTGGCGCAGAGTCCAAGAACGCAACTGCATTGTGCATGGCTATGGCGATGCCAAGGCTAAAGTGATGTTTGTCGGCGAAGTGCCCGAAAGTTTGGGAGCCAATCAGACTGGCGTGCCATGGACGCGCACTGTCGCTGGTCAGCGTTTGCAGGTGTTGCTTCGCGCTTTACGCTTGCGCACTGCCTCTGATCCTGAGCATGAAGAACCCCGTTTGGTTGGCGCATACCTGACGTACCTAGTTCGTTGTAGCACCCACGCTGATAGCCCACCAACCATGGTCGAGACCTCGAACTGCGTTGCTTATCTTTGGCGCGAGCTGGTGTTGGTCAATCCACGCATCATCGTAACGGTTGGCGAAGCTCCAACCCGTTTGATGTGCGCCAAATTGTTTGGCCATGTACCAGGCAACGTCGAATCGATGCATGCCCAACCGTTACCTGTTGATCAACGGATTCTGCTGCCGATGATCGATCTTGAAACCATCACCAAAGAAGAAGCCCACGTTTTTGCTCGCGTCTTATCGGCCCTGTTGGAAGAGTAGCAAACTGGGTTATACTCTCTCCAGAGGATTTCAGGATCGCGAAATTTCTCCCTTATCACTCAACCTGCTAGGCTTTGACCTAGCCTTAAAGCGAGCAAAAGGTATGTTGCGGTTTATTCTCAAACCTGATCGTGATAAATCAATTCGCCAACGCCACCCATGGGTTTTCAGTGGGGCAGTCGCCCGTCGTTCTGGCCCAGTGCATCCTGGCGAAACCGTCGATATTATTAGCTCCGAGGGTGTGTGGCTGGCGCGGGGCACTGCCAGCACTCACTCGCAAATGGTCGCCCGTTTGTGGACATGGCAACGTGACGAGGAGCTAGACCCCAGTTTTATTCGCCAACGGATCGAGCGAGCCATCAAAGGCCGCGAACATCTCCACAACGACCCACAAACCAACGCCTATCGCGTGATTTTTAGCGAAAGCGATGGCTTGCCTGGTTTGATTGTTGATCGTTTTGCTGATTGGCTAGTCGTGCAATTGCTGACGCAAGGTGCAGTTGCTCACACGGCCACGATCGTCGAAGCTTTGGCCGAATTGATGCCAGTCCGCGGGATTTACGAGCGCTCCGATGTTGAAATTCGTGCGCGTGAAGGTTTAGGCGAAGCCGAAGGTTTGCTTTGGGGCGAAGCACCACCTGATCAATTAACCATTCGCGAAAATGGCTACGAGTTTGTGCTCGATTTGGCAGGTGGCCAAAAAACTGGCTGGTATGTTGATCAACGCATCAATCGCCAGCGGGTGGCCCAATATGCCAAGGATGCCGAAGTGCTGGGGGTTTTCTCCTACACTGGCGGTTTTGAGGTGCTGGCAGCGGGCGCAGGCGCTCAATCGATCACAGCGGTTGATAGTTCGGCGGCGGCATTGCGTGGTTTACACACCAACCTCGCCCAAAATGGCCTCAACACGCCAGTCACTGCGGTCGAAGGCGATGCCTT
The Herpetosiphon gulosus genome window above contains:
- the tyrS gene encoding tyrosine--tRNA ligase, which encodes MLTIDEILSRGVSEVIVEANVRRKLNAGKPLRLKLGIDPTRSDIHIGHAVALRKMRQFQELGHTVVLIVGDWTAQIGDPTGRDESRPRLTVEETKSNAKYYMDQVFKVIDPAKTEVRWQSEWFGQFDLEKAFGLIGRFTVNQMLAHETFRKRYEAGQQLTVLELMYPMLQAYDSIAIKPDIEFGGTDQKFNILAGRQLMEQMGMEPQDVILVPLIIGTDGRKMSKSFNNSVDILMSPNDKYGKIMSMGDDVLPVYYEVWSDAPLAEVKAMPEAIKTGSVNPRDLKMQLARDIIRQLDGEAAAAEAEAEFIRVFQQRDLPTDMPEVALSEATNIVDLLVSTKLAASKGEARRLIDGGGVRLAGEKIGSYDSLIQPIGEQILQVGRRKFVKLLGN
- a CDS encoding uracil-DNA glycosylase family protein, with amino-acid sequence MDQPFPLATACFKCWRRVQERNCIVHGYGDAKAKVMFVGEVPESLGANQTGVPWTRTVAGQRLQVLLRALRLRTASDPEHEEPRLVGAYLTYLVRCSTHADSPPTMVETSNCVAYLWRELVLVNPRIIVTVGEAPTRLMCAKLFGHVPGNVESMHAQPLPVDQRILLPMIDLETITKEEAHVFARVLSALLEE
- a CDS encoding class I SAM-dependent methyltransferase, coding for MLRFILKPDRDKSIRQRHPWVFSGAVARRSGPVHPGETVDIISSEGVWLARGTASTHSQMVARLWTWQRDEELDPSFIRQRIERAIKGREHLHNDPQTNAYRVIFSESDGLPGLIVDRFADWLVVQLLTQGAVAHTATIVEALAELMPVRGIYERSDVEIRAREGLGEAEGLLWGEAPPDQLTIRENGYEFVLDLAGGQKTGWYVDQRINRQRVAQYAKDAEVLGVFSYTGGFEVLAAGAGAQSITAVDSSAAALRGLHTNLAQNGLNTPVTAVEGDAFKILRQLREEGKQYDLIVLDPPKFAHSQSQIDRATRGYKDINMQAFHLLRPGGVLATFSCSGLISADLFQKVVFGAALDAGRDAQIIDTLTQGGDHPVLLTFPEAAYLKGLICRVW